The Molothrus aeneus isolate 106 chromosome 31, BPBGC_Maene_1.0, whole genome shotgun sequence genome includes a window with the following:
- the VSIG8 gene encoding V-set and immunoglobulin domain-containing protein 8: protein MAGHGASLLLLLGMLPALLVAVRINGKGREVLYLAKGDSVKLGCPYVLEPEDNGPQGVGIEWIQISPERPSPENVFLSYQDHHVNYGSSGLQDRVAFVQTDPGQRDASIRVADLQESDTGTYQCRVKKNTVAVHEVIVTVQGGPDSAPCPPAPAEKPAAPQCWSEGELIEGGSVLLRCFSRGGTAPLSYQWAKLAEGYGGGRLPAGTLQGRAPGDLLIRSVTVAHAGTYQCRVTNRVGYSVCQLNLSPGPLTGCVPVPGGRQAGIIVGSILGSLLLLSLLGLLIWALIARYQRKECQRACSDCRSSTGGTMPRPCAACAHHSYSPHGISYMQCQHGDSDERAAALLCNDGMRHQVTCPAL from the exons ctctcctggtggCCGTCAGGATCAACGGCAAGGGCCGCGAGGTTCTGTACCTGGCCAAGGGCGACTCGGTCAAGCTGGGCTGTCCGTATGTCCTGGAGCCCGAGGACAACGGACCCCAGGGCGTGGGGATCGAGTGGATCCAGATCAGCCCCGAGAGACCCAGCCCCGAGAACGTG ttCCTGTCCTACCAGGACCACCACGTGAACTACGGCAGCTCGGGGCTGCAGGACCGCGTGGCCTTCGTGCAGACGGACCCGGGCCAGCGCGACGCCTCCATCCGCGTGGCCGACCTGCAGGAGAGCGACACCGGCACCTACCAGTGCCGCGTCAAGAAGAACACGGTGGCCGTGCACGAGGTCATTGTCACCGTGCAAG GTGGCCCTGACagtgccccgtgtccccccgccCCAG CAGAGAAGCCGGCGGCCCCGCAGTGCTGGAGCGAGGGGGAGCTGATCGAGGGGGGGTCGGTGCTGCTGCGCTGCTTCAGCCGGGGGGGCACCGCGCCCCTCTCCTACCAATGGGCAAAGCTGGCCGAGGGCTACGGCGGGGGGCGCCTGCCCGCGGGCACCCTGCaag GCCGTGCCCCCGGTGACCTCCTGATCCGCAGCGTGACCGTCGCCCACGCTGGCACCTACCAGTGCCGTGTCACCAACCGCGTGGGCTACTCGGTGTGCCAGCTGAACCTGAGCCCGGGGCCCC tgacGGGCTGTGTCCCCGTGCCAGGCGGGCGCCAGGCTGGCATCATCGtgggctccatcctgggctccctgctcctcctcagcctcctggggctgctcatcTGGGCACTGATCGCCCGCTACCAGCGCAAGGAGTGCCAGCGCGCCTGCAGCGACTGCCG GAGCAGCACGGGGGGCACCATGCCCCGGCCCTGCGCCGCCTGCGCCCACCACTCGTACTCCCCGCACGGCATCAGCTACATGCAGTGCCAGCACGGCGACAGCGACGAGCGCGCGGCCGCGCTGCTCTGCAACGACGGCATGCGACACCAGGTCACCTGTCCCGCGCTGTGA